In a single window of the Vibrio celticus genome:
- a CDS encoding GNAT family N-acetyltransferase, whose translation MEIQIRHLEATDSQDIFDIYRRPSVSENTSQKPYLSSDQVGRLFGHSDHFTLVAEASDKVVGHITLFMTTKVRDRHCAGLGIAIHPDVHGKGVGKALMQEAINQADNWLNLVRLELEVHADNHAAIALYERVGFQLEGTKRLSTFKAGKYIDMLLMSRIRPDYR comes from the coding sequence TTGGAAATACAAATTAGACATTTAGAAGCAACGGATAGCCAAGATATTTTCGATATTTATCGCCGCCCTTCAGTTTCAGAAAATACCTCACAAAAGCCTTATCTAAGTTCTGACCAAGTGGGGCGACTGTTTGGCCATTCAGACCATTTCACTCTGGTTGCGGAAGCATCCGATAAAGTAGTGGGCCATATTACTTTATTCATGACCACCAAGGTAAGAGACAGGCACTGCGCGGGTCTTGGTATTGCGATTCACCCGGATGTCCATGGCAAAGGGGTAGGTAAGGCGTTAATGCAAGAAGCTATCAATCAGGCGGATAACTGGCTTAACCTCGTGCGTCTTGAGTTAGAGGTTCATGCCGATAACCACGCCGCTATTGCTTTGTATGAACGTGTAGGCTTTCAGTTAGAAGGCACAAAAAGACTCAGTACGTTCAAAGCGGGTAAGTACATCGATATGTTGCTGATGTCGAGAATACGACCAGATTACCGTTGA
- a CDS encoding adenosine deaminase produces MNAFIQGLPKVELHLHIEGSLEPELLFQLAQRNGIELPYSSPEQLRRAYEFDDLQSFLDIYYQGADALRTEQDFYDLTWAYLERCKADNVIHTEIFFDPQTHTERGIAFETVINGIHRALEQGHKELGITSQIIACFLRHLSEESAIQTFAEVLKHQDKIVGVGLDSSELGHPPEKFKRVFQQAKQAGFLTVAHAGEEGPAQNIVDAIEMLSVSRVDHGVQCMTDEALIEELIETKMPLTVCPLSNIKLRVFDVMEDHNIVELLRKGVAVTINSDDPAYFGGYMSDNFNAVSQAHEMTHQELAQFSLNAIDASFIEAPLKEQYRELVQGYLSKADSDQNF; encoded by the coding sequence ATGAACGCATTTATTCAAGGGCTCCCAAAAGTAGAGTTGCATTTACACATTGAAGGCTCGCTTGAGCCTGAGTTACTTTTCCAGCTTGCTCAACGCAATGGCATTGAGCTGCCTTATTCATCCCCAGAGCAACTAAGACGCGCATACGAATTTGATGATTTGCAATCATTTTTGGATATCTATTATCAAGGTGCCGATGCATTGCGCACGGAACAAGATTTCTATGATTTAACTTGGGCGTATTTAGAGCGCTGTAAAGCCGACAATGTTATTCATACTGAGATTTTCTTTGATCCTCAAACACATACGGAGCGTGGTATTGCATTTGAAACTGTGATTAACGGGATTCATCGTGCGCTTGAACAGGGTCATAAAGAGTTGGGCATTACCTCTCAAATCATCGCATGTTTTCTGCGCCATTTATCTGAAGAGAGCGCCATTCAAACGTTCGCAGAGGTATTGAAGCATCAAGATAAGATCGTCGGGGTTGGACTGGACTCTTCTGAATTAGGACACCCACCAGAGAAGTTCAAGCGTGTATTCCAACAAGCAAAACAAGCGGGCTTCTTGACGGTGGCGCATGCAGGAGAAGAAGGGCCGGCTCAAAACATTGTCGATGCGATTGAAATGCTCAGCGTGAGTCGAGTGGATCATGGTGTCCAGTGCATGACAGACGAAGCTCTAATCGAAGAGCTGATTGAAACCAAAATGCCACTGACGGTGTGCCCACTGTCGAATATTAAATTGCGTGTATTCGATGTGATGGAAGACCACAACATTGTCGAACTGCTCAGAAAGGGTGTGGCTGTAACGATTAACTCGGATGACCCTGCTTATTTTGGTGGTTACATGTCGGATAACTTTAATGCGGTGAGCCAAGCTCATGAGATGACGCATCAGGAGTTAGCGCAGTTTAGTTTGAATGCGATAGACGCGAGCTTTATTGAAGCACCATTGAAAGAGCAATATCGAGAGCTTGTTCAAGGTTACCTTTCTAAAGCTGATTCTGACCAGAATTTCTAG